From Homo sapiens chromosome 6, GRCh38.p14 Primary Assembly, the proteins below share one genomic window:
- the SLC17A4 gene encoding putative small intestine urate exporter isoform X10, which translates to MSTGPDVKATVGDISSDGNLNVAQEECSRKGFCSVRHGLALILQLCNFSIYTQQMNLSIAIPAMVNNTAPPSQPNASTERPSTDSQGYWNETLKEFKAMAPAYDWSPEIQGIILSSLNYGSFLAPIPSGYVAGIFGAKYVVGAGLFISSFLTLFIPLAANAGVALLIVLRIVQGIAQVMVLTGQYSIWVKWAPPLERSQLTTIAGSGSMLGSFIVLLAGGLLCQTIGWPYVFYIFGTLAFSKDYCKSLHT; encoded by the exons ATGTCTACCGGACCAGATGTCAAGGCTACAGTGGGGGACATTTCCAGTGATGGCAATTTAAACGTGGCTCAAGAGGAATGCTCCAGGAAAG GTTTTTGTTCAGTCCGACATGGGCTGGCCCTCATCTTGCAGCTCTGTAATTTTTCAATTTACACCCAACAAATGAACTTGAGCATTGCCATCCCAGCTATGGTGAACAACACAGCCCCACCTAGCCAGCCCAATGCTTCCACAGAACGGCCCTCCACTGACTCCCAGGGCTACTGGAATGAAACTCTAAAAGAATTTAAAGCAATG GCCCCTGCATATGACTGGAGTCCTGAAATCCAGGGAATCATCCTCAGCTCCCTCAACTATGGCTCATTCTTGGCTCCAATCCCCAGTGGCTATGTGGCTGGAATATTTGGAGCCAAGTATGTGGTTGGTGCTGGCTTGTTTATTTCCTCATTCCTGACCCTCTTCATTCCACTGGCAGCTAATGCGGGAGTGGCCTTGCTCATTGTCCTCCGGATTGTACAAGGCATAGCCCAG GTTATGGTATTAACTGGTCAGTATTCAATTTGGGTCAAATGGGCTCCCCCACTGGAAAGGAGTCAACTCACCACCATTGCTGGATCAG GGTCAATGCTGGGGTCCTTCATTGTTCTACTTGCTGGTGGTCTCCTCTGCCAGACCATAGGATGGCCTTACGTCTTCTATATCTTTG
- the SLC17A4 gene encoding putative small intestine urate exporter isoform X6 — MSTGPDVKATVGDISSDGNLNVAQEECSRKGFCSVRHGLALILQLCNFSIYTQQMNLSIAIPAMVNNTAPPSQPNASTERPSTDSQGYWNETLKEFKAMAPAYDWSPEIQGIILSSLNYGSFLAPIPSGYVAGIFGAKYVVGAGLFISSFLTLFIPLAANAGVALLIVLRIVQGIAQVMVLTGQYSIWVKWAPPLERSQLTTIAGSGSMLGSFIVLLAGGLLCQTIGWPYVFYIFGGIGCACCPLWFPLIYDDPVNHPFISAGEKRYIVCSLAQQDCSPGWSLPIRAMIKSLPLWAILVSYFCEYWLFYTIMAYTPTYISSVLQANLRDVFAN; from the exons ATGTCTACCGGACCAGATGTCAAGGCTACAGTGGGGGACATTTCCAGTGATGGCAATTTAAACGTGGCTCAAGAGGAATGCTCCAGGAAAG GTTTTTGTTCAGTCCGACATGGGCTGGCCCTCATCTTGCAGCTCTGTAATTTTTCAATTTACACCCAACAAATGAACTTGAGCATTGCCATCCCAGCTATGGTGAACAACACAGCCCCACCTAGCCAGCCCAATGCTTCCACAGAACGGCCCTCCACTGACTCCCAGGGCTACTGGAATGAAACTCTAAAAGAATTTAAAGCAATG GCCCCTGCATATGACTGGAGTCCTGAAATCCAGGGAATCATCCTCAGCTCCCTCAACTATGGCTCATTCTTGGCTCCAATCCCCAGTGGCTATGTGGCTGGAATATTTGGAGCCAAGTATGTGGTTGGTGCTGGCTTGTTTATTTCCTCATTCCTGACCCTCTTCATTCCACTGGCAGCTAATGCGGGAGTGGCCTTGCTCATTGTCCTCCGGATTGTACAAGGCATAGCCCAG GTTATGGTATTAACTGGTCAGTATTCAATTTGGGTCAAATGGGCTCCCCCACTGGAAAGGAGTCAACTCACCACCATTGCTGGATCAG GGTCAATGCTGGGGTCCTTCATTGTTCTACTTGCTGGTGGTCTCCTCTGCCAGACCATAGGATGGCCTTACGTCTTCTATATCTTTG GAGGAATTGGCTGTGCTTGTTGTCCTCTCTGGTTTCCTCTCATTTATGATGATCCTGTGAATCATCCCTTTATCAGTGCTGGTGAGAAGAGATACATTGTGTGTTCATTGGCTCAGCAG GactgttcaccaggctggtctcttccCATTAGGGCTATGATCAAATCCTTACCACTCTGGGCCATTTTAGTCTCTTATTTCTGTGAATACTGGCTTTTTTATACCATTATGGCGTACACACCAACGTACATCAGCTCGGTACTTCAAGCCAACCTCAGAGAT